In Malania oleifera isolate guangnan ecotype guangnan chromosome 8, ASM2987363v1, whole genome shotgun sequence, a single window of DNA contains:
- the LOC131163064 gene encoding LOW QUALITY PROTEIN: ATP synthase subunit beta, chloroplastic-like (The sequence of the model RefSeq protein was modified relative to this genomic sequence to represent the inferred CDS: inserted 1 base in 1 codon), with protein MRINPTTFSPGVSAREKKNSGRITQIIGSVLDVAFXPGKMPNIYNALVVKGRDTVGQLIHVTCEVQQLLGNSRVRAVAMNATYGLMRGMEVIDTGAPLSVLVGGASLGRIFNVLGEPVDNLGPVDTRTTSPIHRSAPALIQLDTKLSIFETGIKVVDLLAPYRRGGKIGLFGGAGVGKTVLIMELINNIAKAHGGVSVFGGVGERTREGNDLYTEMKESGVINEQNIAESKVSLVYGQMNEPPGARMRVGLTALTMAEYFRDVNEQDVLLFIDNIFRFVQAGSEVSALLGRMPSAMGYQPTLSTEMGSLQERITSTKEGSITSIQAVYVPADDLTDPAPATTFAHLDATTVLSRGLAAKGIYPAADPLDLTSTMLQPRIIGEEHYETAQRVKQTLQRYKELQDIIAILGLDELSEEDRLTVARARKIERFLSQPFFVAEVFTSSPGKYVSLTETIKGFQLILSGELDSLPEQAFYLVGNIDEATTKAMNLEMESKLKK; from the exons atgagaataAATCCTACCACTTTTAGCCCTGGGGTTTCCGCGCGTGAAAAAAAAAACTCGGGGCGTATCACTCAAATCATTGGTTCGGTACTGGATGTAGCTT CCCCGGGCAAGATGCCTAATATTTACAACGCTCTAGTCGTTAAGGGTCGAGATACTGTCGGTCAACTAATTCATGTGACATGTGAGGTCCAGCAATTATTAGGAAATAGTCGAGTTAGAGCTGTGGCTATGAATGCTACATATGGGCTAATGAGAGGAATGGAAGTGATTGACACGGGAGCTCCTCTAAGTGTTCTAGTCGGTGGAGCGTCTCTCGGACGAATTTTCAACGTGCTTGGGGAGCCTGTTGATAATTTAGGGCCTGTTGACACTCGCACGACATCCCCTATTCATAGATCTGCGCCCGCCCTTATCCAGTTAGATACAAAATTATCTATTTTTGAAACAGGAATTAAGGTAGTAGATCTTTTAGCTCCTTATCGCCGTGGAGGAAAAATTGGACTATTCGGAGGTGCTGGAGTAGGTAAAACTGTACTCATTATGGAATTGATCAACAATATTGCTAAAGCTCATGGGGGTGTATCTGTCTTTGGCGGAGTGGGTGAACGTACTCGTGAAGGAAATGATCTTTACACGGAAATGAAAGAATCTGGAGTAATTAATGAACAAAATATTGCGGAATCAAAAGTGTCTCTAGTCTACGGTCAAATGAATGAACCGCCGGGAGCTCGTATGAGAGTTGGTTTGACTGCCCTAACTATGGCAGAATATTTTCGAGATGTTAATGAACAAGACGTACTTCTATTTATCGACAATATCTTCCGTTTCGTCCAAGCAGGATCTGAGGTATCTGCCTTATTGGGTAGAATGCCTTCTGCTATGGGTTATCAACCCACCCTTAGTACCGAAATGGGTTCTTTACAAGAAAGAATAACTTCTACCAAGGAAGGGTCCATAACTTCTATTCAAGCAGTTTATGTACCTGCAGACGATTTGACTGACCCGGCTCCTGCCACGACATTTGCACATTTAGATGCTACTACCGTACTATCAAGAGGATTGGCTGCCAAAGGTATCTATCCAGCAGCAGATCCTTTAGATTTAACGTCCACTATGCTCCAACCTCGAATCATTGGTGAGGAGCATTATGAAACTGCGCAAAGAGTTAAGCAAACTTTACAACGTTACAAAGAACTCCAGGACATTATAGCTATTCTTGGGTTGGATGAATTATCCGAAGAAGACCGTTTAACCGTAGCAAGAGCACGAAAAATTGAGCGTTTCTTATCACAACCCTTTTTCGTAGCAGAAGTATTTACCAGTTCTCCAGGGAAATACGTTAGTTTAACAGAAACAATTAAAGGGTTTCAATTGATCCTTTCCGGAGAATTAGATAGTCTTCCCGAACAGGCCTTTTATTTGGTAGGTAACATCGATGAAGCTACCACGAAGGCTATGAACTTAGAAATGGAGAGCAAATTGAAGAAATGA